From a single Pyxicephalus adspersus chromosome 11, UCB_Pads_2.0, whole genome shotgun sequence genomic region:
- the PER3 gene encoding period circadian protein homolog 3 isoform X2, whose amino-acid sequence MSTEPQNESLVQNKKDWSAASRTEKETPPEKTFNCKMPEEHNCEHHDDMEMHSNGLNGNESSGNDCNGHESSGTDSHGNEPRRSNCSFRRPSKSTGSNNSEQMNRTRSHKELMSMVQEMKRRLPLEKMNHSKPSTVDALNYALKCVRQVQANSAFFQILSDSGTSRLDTTVHTIEDLEMMTSEHPPKNTDTFVIVFSLTSGKMVYISEQAAYILNCKKKLLDSSRFVELLAPQDVSVFYKHTTQSHLLPWNIKAETASLYEYTQVKSFFCRIRGGKDRDHELRYNPYRMTPYSVKLRMSPDVEPEHCCLALVERIHSGYEAPRIPLEKRIFTTTHTPGCVFLEVDDRAVPLLGYLPQDLVGTSVLKYLHPEDRRLMLAMHRKILKYAGQPPFEHSPIRFCTQNGDYITLDTSWSSFVNPWSRKVSFIIGRHKVRTGPLNEDVFAARSTEIRNVDKEIKELQGQIYKVLLQPVHNNGSSGYGSLGSNGSYEHYISIASSSDSNGNCVDELHKEPMTLKQVCTDINRIKNRGQQVYIDTRNKPVPKKREVLDKDVQKAKPTTNSFLQPREKVLVEGHATSPCEPSRKGQHIPSYQQINCVDSIIRYLESYNIPALKRKCESSTNTTSSSSEDDKQGPSGQNDLDVFEDVPELAAPTSQLSAESMVTTDAQTTAAVVGAPLTDLTLSIKAMSVVSVTSQCSYSSTIVHVPQPESEVTAIEDATGGSEQIEMRSLQAPGSTVAPEEFRQVGLTKEVLSAHTQKEEQNYVDQFRQRILQSPYSSYLQQDSPSKACSHEQGEHSSQQTTPAAWKKGKKQGKHKRQKPMESSDSNGSHPNLPPRPRRPSPLTHSWPPSEVSHPSPSNMAFPSPVMIPIQPAYPMPGFQMPHMATSGAGDCTASSVAPESIPQSNISYNTQTFPGFPSPYMGTLMAVFLPNYNMYPPMNPPLPQPFFPSQYPCPPAYPYTGMPSAPQNISSQIPTDFVDPTSRASSPMSAEGQQEVQSEDPRLFSNSRSSSPLQLVLLQEELPKPAESQEGANTENHTDIKCADAAEDSGNNDSNSASSELFDLLLQEDSESGTGSAASGSGSANSSSLGSGSNGSTSNGTSGSGLGSSNSSKYFASKSSGTSKKGHKRQEAAECDSFPKAAGDSIWNIIERTPTPIMMTYQVPERDKETLLKEDLEKLTAMRSKQPWFTEEQKEELAEVHSWIRNRTIPQEIDTQVWKTNVCLGCVSCEKGATTNNPPVEKKNIMEDGSTKTAAQPSSLSQNAPTTDSQSLHSRGSEKL is encoded by the exons ATGAGCACAGAGCCCCAGAATGAGAGCTTggtccaaaataaaaaagactggTCAGCAGCATCTAGAACGGAGAAAGAAACCCCTCCAGAAAAGACATTTAACTGTAAAATGCCTGAGGAGCACAACTGTGAGCACCATGATGACATGGAAATGCACTCTAATGGTTTGAATGGCAATGAATCCAGCGGTAATGACTGTAACGGGCACGAGTCTAGCGGAACCGATTCCCATGGCAATGAACCCAGGAGATCAAACTGTTCCTTCCGGAGACCCAGCAAGTCCACTGGCAGCAATAACAG tgAACAAATGAACAGGACTCGTTCTCACAAGGAGCTGATGAGTATGGTACAGGAAATGAAACGGCGCCTTCCTTTAGAAAAAATGAACCACAGCAAACCCAGCACAGTGGATGCGCTCAACTACGCCTTGAAATGTGTTCGGCAAGTGCAAG CAAACAGTGCATTCTTCCAGATCCTCAGCGACAGCGGAACCTCTCGACTGGATACCACTGTACATACAATTGAAGATCTGGAAATGATGACGTCGGAGCATCCACCAAAAAACACA gataCATTTGTAATTGTGTTCTCACTGACTTCTGGGAAGATGGTGTACATCTCTGAACAGGCTGCCTACATCCTGAATTGTAAAAAGAAGCTGTTGGACTCATCTCGCTTTGTGGAGCTCCTGGCTCCTCAGGATGTCAGCGTCTTCTACAAACACACTACCCAATCTCATCTTCTGCCTTGGAATATCAAAGCAGAAACTG cttCTCTTTATGAGTACACTCAGGTGAAGTCGTTTTTCTGTAGAATTAG GGGTGGAAAGGACCGTGATCATGAACTTCGGTACAATCCCTACCGAATGACACCGTATTCTGTGAAACTCCGCATGTCTCCTGATGTCGAACCAGAGCATTGCTGTCTTGCTCTGGTAGAAAGGATTCACTCAGGATATGagg CTCCCAGAATCCCTTTGGAAAAACGGATCTTTACAACTACACACACCCCTGGCTGCGTTTTTCTAGAGGTAGATGATCG CGCTGTACCATTGTTGGGTTACCTGCCACAGGATTTAGTTGGAACATCAGTCTTAAAGTATTTACACCCAGAGGATCGCCGTTTAATGCTTGCTATGCACAGAAAAA TTCTCAAATACGCTGGGCAGCCACCATTCGAGCATTCCCCGATCAGGTTCTGCACCCAGAATGGGGACTACATCACTTTGGATACCAGCTGGTCCAGCTTTGTTAACCCCTGGAGCAGAAAAGTGTCTTTTATTATTGGCCGGCACAAAGTTAGAAC gggacCTCTGAATGAAGATGTGTTTGCTGCCAGAAGTACAGAAATCAGGAATGTTGACAAAGAAATAAAGGAACTGCAAGGACAGATCTACAAAGTACTTTTACAG cCTGTACATAACAATGGTTCCAGTGGCTATGGGAGTCTGGGTAGTAATGGATCCTACGAACATTACATCAGCATTGCCTCTTCTAGTGATTCCAATGGAAACTGCGTGGATGAGTTACACAAAGAACCG ATGACTCTGAAACAAGTGTGCACAGACATAAACCGCATCAAGAATAGAGGTCAGCAGGTCTATATCGACACGAGAAACAAACCTGTGCCTAAGAAACGGGAGGTACTTGACAAGGATGTTCAGAAAG caAAACCCACTACAAATTCCTTCTTGCAACCTCGGGAAAAGGTGTTAGTGGAGGGACATGCAACATCACCCTGTGAACCGTCAAGGAAGGGGCAGCACATACCTTCATACCAGCAAATCAACTGTGTTGACAGTATTATTCG GTACCTGGAGAGTTATAACATACCAGCACTGAAAAGGAAGTGCGAGTCGTCCACTaacaccacctcctcttcctcagAAGATGACAAGCAAGGCCCCTCTGGGCAGAACGATCTCGATGTTTTCGAAG ATGTTCCTGAGCTAGCAGCACCTACAAGCCAGTTATCAGCGGAGTCCATGGTTACAACCGACGCTCAGACAACAGCAGCTGTGGTGGGAGCTCCGCTGACCGATCTCACATTGTCCATCAAGGCCATGAGTGTTGTGTCCGTCACCAGCCAGTGTAGCTACAGCAGTACCATTGTGCATGTTCCACAGCCCGAGTCAG AGGTGACGGCCATAGAAGATGCcactggtggcagtgagcagatTGAAATGCGATCTTTGCAAGCGCCCGGTTCCACGGTGGCACCGGAGGAATTTAGGCAGGTTGGATTGACAAAGGAAGTTCTTTCTGCTCACACGCAGAAAGAGGAACAAAATTATGTGGACCAGTTCCGGCAGAGGATCCTGCAGTCTCCATACAGCAGTTACCTGCAGCAAGACAGCCCCAGCAAGGCTTGCTCCCATGAACAAG GTGAACACTCCTCTCAGCAGACCACCCCTGCTGCGTGGAAGAAAGGTAAAAAACAGGGTAAGCACAAACGACAGAAACCCATGGAATCCTCAGACAGTAATGGTTCTCATCCTAATCTGCCACCACGGCCAAGAAGGCCGAGTCCTTTAACACATTCTTGGCCACCATCAGAAGTGTCTCATCCAAGTCCCTCAAATATGGCTTTTCCTTCCCCAGTGATGATACCAATCCAACCAGCCTACCCCATGCCTGGGTTTCAGATGCCGCACATGGCTACCTCAGGGGCAGGAGACTGTACAGCCTCATCTGTGGCTCCTGAGTCCATACCGCAATCCAACATCTCCTACAACACGCAGACCTTCCCAGGATTCCCCTCTCCCTACATGGGTACTCTCATGGCTGTTTTCCTCCCCAACTACAACATGTATCCACCCATGAACCCACCGTTACCTCAGCCTTTCTTCCCTTCTCAATACCCTTGCCCACCTGCTTATCCATACACTGGAATGCCCAGCGCTCCTCAGAACATTTCGTCTCAGATTCCCACAGACTTTGTTGACCCAACTTCTCGAGCCTCATCGCCCATGTCTGCAGAGGGACAGCAGGAAGTACAGAGTGAAGACCCGCGTCTCTTCAGCAATTCGAGAAGTAGCTCTCCACTGCAACTAGTTCTTCTTCAGGAAGAGTTACCAAAACCAGCAGAGTCCCAAGAGGGAGCCAACACCGAGAACCATACGGATATCAAatgt GCGGATGCAGCGGAGGACAGCGGTAACAATGACAGCAACTCTGCTTCTAGCGAACTCTTTGATCTTTTGTTACAAGAGGATTCCGAGTCTGGCACTGGGTCAGCAGCTTCAGGAAGTGGATCTGCCAATTCTAGCTCCTTGGGGTCCGGTTCCAACGGTTCTACCTCAAACGGGACCTCAGGAAGTGGACTAG GGAGCAGTAACAGCAGCAAGTATTTTGCTAGCAAGTCCTCAGGCACTTCAAAGAAAGGTCACAAACGCCAGGAGGCTGCAGAATGTGATTCTTTCCCTAAAGCTGCTGGAGACTCTATATGGAATATCATAGAGCGTACACCTACCCCTATCATGATGACATATCAGGTACCCGAGAG AGATAAGGAGACCTTGTTGAAAGAAGACCTTGAAAAGCTTACAGCCATGCGCAGCAAGCAGCCCTGGTTCACGGAGGAACAGAAGGAGGAGCTGGCGGAAGTACATTCTTGGATCCGAAATCGCACAATCCCGCAAGAGATAGACACCCAAGTATGGAAAACCAATGTCTGCCTG GGATGTGTCAGTTGTGAAAAAGGAGCCACAACAAACAACCCCCctgtggaaaagaaaaacatcatgGAAGATGGTTCCACCAAAACTGCTGCACAACCTTCATCACTATCTCAAAACGCACCAACAACAGATTCTCAGTCTCTGCATTCCAGGGGAAGCGAAAAACTCTGA
- the PER3 gene encoding period circadian protein homolog 3 isoform X7, which yields MSTEPQNESLVQNKKDWSAASRTEKETPPEKTFNCKMPEEHNCEHHDDMEMHSNGLNGNESSGNDCNGHESSGTDSHGNEPRRSNCSFRRPSKSTGSNNSEQMNRTRSHKELMSMVQEMKRRLPLEKMNHSKPSTVDALNYALKCVRQVQANSAFFQILSDSGTSRLDTTVHTIEDLEMMTSEHPPKNTDTFVIVFSLTSGKMVYISEQAAYILNCKKKLLDSSRFVELLAPQDVSVFYKHTTQSHLLPWNIKAETASLYEYTQVKSFFCRIRGGKDRDHELRYNPYRMTPYSVKLRMSPDVEPEHCCLALVERIHSGYEAPRIPLEKRIFTTTHTPGCVFLEVDDRAVPLLGYLPQDLVGTSVLKYLHPEDRRLMLAMHRKILKYAGQPPFEHSPIRFCTQNGDYITLDTSWSSFVNPWSRKVSFIIGRHKVRTGPLNEDVFAARSTEIRNVDKEIKELQGQIYKVLLQPVHNNGSSGYGSLGSNGSYEHYISIASSSDSNGNCVDELHKEPMTLKQVCTDINRIKNRGQQVYIDTRNKPVPKKREVLDKDVQKAKPTTNSFLQPREKVLVEGHATSPCEPSRKGQHIPSYQQINCVDSIIRYLESYNIPALKRKCESSTNTTSSSSEDDKQGPSGQNDLDVFEDVPELAAPTSQLSAESMVTTDAQTTAAVVGAPLTDLTLSIKAMSVVSVTSQCSYSSTIVHVPQPESEVTAIEDATGGSEQIEMRSLQAPGSTVAPEEFRQVGLTKEVLSAHTQKEEQNYVDQFRQRILQSPYSSYLQQDSPSKACSHEQGEHSSQQTTPAAWKKGKKQGKHKRQKPMESSDSNGSHPNLPPRPRRPSPLTHSWPPSEVSHPSPSNMAFPSPVMIPIQPAYPMPGFQMPHMATSGAGDCTASSVAPESIPQSNISYNTQTFPGFPSPYMGTLMAVFLPNYNMYPPMNPPLPQPFFPSQYPCPPAYPYTGMPSAPQNISSQIPTDFVDPTSRASSPMSAEGQQEVQSEDPRLFSNSRSSSPLQLVLLQEELPKPAESQEGANTENHTDIKCADAAEDSGNNDSNSASSELFDLLLQEDSESGTGSAASGSGSANSSSLGSGSNGSTSNGTSGSGLGSSNSSKYFASKSSGTSKKGHKRQEAAECDSFPKAAGDSIWNIIERTPTPIMMTYQVPERDKETLLKEDLEKLTAMRSKQPWFTEEQKEELAEVHSWIRNRTIPQEIDTQGCVSCEKGATTNNPPVEKKNIMEDGSTKTAAQPSSLSQNAPTTDSQSLHSRGSEKL from the exons ATGAGCACAGAGCCCCAGAATGAGAGCTTggtccaaaataaaaaagactggTCAGCAGCATCTAGAACGGAGAAAGAAACCCCTCCAGAAAAGACATTTAACTGTAAAATGCCTGAGGAGCACAACTGTGAGCACCATGATGACATGGAAATGCACTCTAATGGTTTGAATGGCAATGAATCCAGCGGTAATGACTGTAACGGGCACGAGTCTAGCGGAACCGATTCCCATGGCAATGAACCCAGGAGATCAAACTGTTCCTTCCGGAGACCCAGCAAGTCCACTGGCAGCAATAACAG tgAACAAATGAACAGGACTCGTTCTCACAAGGAGCTGATGAGTATGGTACAGGAAATGAAACGGCGCCTTCCTTTAGAAAAAATGAACCACAGCAAACCCAGCACAGTGGATGCGCTCAACTACGCCTTGAAATGTGTTCGGCAAGTGCAAG CAAACAGTGCATTCTTCCAGATCCTCAGCGACAGCGGAACCTCTCGACTGGATACCACTGTACATACAATTGAAGATCTGGAAATGATGACGTCGGAGCATCCACCAAAAAACACA gataCATTTGTAATTGTGTTCTCACTGACTTCTGGGAAGATGGTGTACATCTCTGAACAGGCTGCCTACATCCTGAATTGTAAAAAGAAGCTGTTGGACTCATCTCGCTTTGTGGAGCTCCTGGCTCCTCAGGATGTCAGCGTCTTCTACAAACACACTACCCAATCTCATCTTCTGCCTTGGAATATCAAAGCAGAAACTG cttCTCTTTATGAGTACACTCAGGTGAAGTCGTTTTTCTGTAGAATTAG GGGTGGAAAGGACCGTGATCATGAACTTCGGTACAATCCCTACCGAATGACACCGTATTCTGTGAAACTCCGCATGTCTCCTGATGTCGAACCAGAGCATTGCTGTCTTGCTCTGGTAGAAAGGATTCACTCAGGATATGagg CTCCCAGAATCCCTTTGGAAAAACGGATCTTTACAACTACACACACCCCTGGCTGCGTTTTTCTAGAGGTAGATGATCG CGCTGTACCATTGTTGGGTTACCTGCCACAGGATTTAGTTGGAACATCAGTCTTAAAGTATTTACACCCAGAGGATCGCCGTTTAATGCTTGCTATGCACAGAAAAA TTCTCAAATACGCTGGGCAGCCACCATTCGAGCATTCCCCGATCAGGTTCTGCACCCAGAATGGGGACTACATCACTTTGGATACCAGCTGGTCCAGCTTTGTTAACCCCTGGAGCAGAAAAGTGTCTTTTATTATTGGCCGGCACAAAGTTAGAAC gggacCTCTGAATGAAGATGTGTTTGCTGCCAGAAGTACAGAAATCAGGAATGTTGACAAAGAAATAAAGGAACTGCAAGGACAGATCTACAAAGTACTTTTACAG cCTGTACATAACAATGGTTCCAGTGGCTATGGGAGTCTGGGTAGTAATGGATCCTACGAACATTACATCAGCATTGCCTCTTCTAGTGATTCCAATGGAAACTGCGTGGATGAGTTACACAAAGAACCG ATGACTCTGAAACAAGTGTGCACAGACATAAACCGCATCAAGAATAGAGGTCAGCAGGTCTATATCGACACGAGAAACAAACCTGTGCCTAAGAAACGGGAGGTACTTGACAAGGATGTTCAGAAAG caAAACCCACTACAAATTCCTTCTTGCAACCTCGGGAAAAGGTGTTAGTGGAGGGACATGCAACATCACCCTGTGAACCGTCAAGGAAGGGGCAGCACATACCTTCATACCAGCAAATCAACTGTGTTGACAGTATTATTCG GTACCTGGAGAGTTATAACATACCAGCACTGAAAAGGAAGTGCGAGTCGTCCACTaacaccacctcctcttcctcagAAGATGACAAGCAAGGCCCCTCTGGGCAGAACGATCTCGATGTTTTCGAAG ATGTTCCTGAGCTAGCAGCACCTACAAGCCAGTTATCAGCGGAGTCCATGGTTACAACCGACGCTCAGACAACAGCAGCTGTGGTGGGAGCTCCGCTGACCGATCTCACATTGTCCATCAAGGCCATGAGTGTTGTGTCCGTCACCAGCCAGTGTAGCTACAGCAGTACCATTGTGCATGTTCCACAGCCCGAGTCAG AGGTGACGGCCATAGAAGATGCcactggtggcagtgagcagatTGAAATGCGATCTTTGCAAGCGCCCGGTTCCACGGTGGCACCGGAGGAATTTAGGCAGGTTGGATTGACAAAGGAAGTTCTTTCTGCTCACACGCAGAAAGAGGAACAAAATTATGTGGACCAGTTCCGGCAGAGGATCCTGCAGTCTCCATACAGCAGTTACCTGCAGCAAGACAGCCCCAGCAAGGCTTGCTCCCATGAACAAG GTGAACACTCCTCTCAGCAGACCACCCCTGCTGCGTGGAAGAAAGGTAAAAAACAGGGTAAGCACAAACGACAGAAACCCATGGAATCCTCAGACAGTAATGGTTCTCATCCTAATCTGCCACCACGGCCAAGAAGGCCGAGTCCTTTAACACATTCTTGGCCACCATCAGAAGTGTCTCATCCAAGTCCCTCAAATATGGCTTTTCCTTCCCCAGTGATGATACCAATCCAACCAGCCTACCCCATGCCTGGGTTTCAGATGCCGCACATGGCTACCTCAGGGGCAGGAGACTGTACAGCCTCATCTGTGGCTCCTGAGTCCATACCGCAATCCAACATCTCCTACAACACGCAGACCTTCCCAGGATTCCCCTCTCCCTACATGGGTACTCTCATGGCTGTTTTCCTCCCCAACTACAACATGTATCCACCCATGAACCCACCGTTACCTCAGCCTTTCTTCCCTTCTCAATACCCTTGCCCACCTGCTTATCCATACACTGGAATGCCCAGCGCTCCTCAGAACATTTCGTCTCAGATTCCCACAGACTTTGTTGACCCAACTTCTCGAGCCTCATCGCCCATGTCTGCAGAGGGACAGCAGGAAGTACAGAGTGAAGACCCGCGTCTCTTCAGCAATTCGAGAAGTAGCTCTCCACTGCAACTAGTTCTTCTTCAGGAAGAGTTACCAAAACCAGCAGAGTCCCAAGAGGGAGCCAACACCGAGAACCATACGGATATCAAatgt GCGGATGCAGCGGAGGACAGCGGTAACAATGACAGCAACTCTGCTTCTAGCGAACTCTTTGATCTTTTGTTACAAGAGGATTCCGAGTCTGGCACTGGGTCAGCAGCTTCAGGAAGTGGATCTGCCAATTCTAGCTCCTTGGGGTCCGGTTCCAACGGTTCTACCTCAAACGGGACCTCAGGAAGTGGACTAG GGAGCAGTAACAGCAGCAAGTATTTTGCTAGCAAGTCCTCAGGCACTTCAAAGAAAGGTCACAAACGCCAGGAGGCTGCAGAATGTGATTCTTTCCCTAAAGCTGCTGGAGACTCTATATGGAATATCATAGAGCGTACACCTACCCCTATCATGATGACATATCAGGTACCCGAGAG AGATAAGGAGACCTTGTTGAAAGAAGACCTTGAAAAGCTTACAGCCATGCGCAGCAAGCAGCCCTGGTTCACGGAGGAACAGAAGGAGGAGCTGGCGGAAGTACATTCTTGGATCCGAAATCGCACAATCCCGCAAGAGATAGACACCCAA GGATGTGTCAGTTGTGAAAAAGGAGCCACAACAAACAACCCCCctgtggaaaagaaaaacatcatgGAAGATGGTTCCACCAAAACTGCTGCACAACCTTCATCACTATCTCAAAACGCACCAACAACAGATTCTCAGTCTCTGCATTCCAGGGGAAGCGAAAAACTCTGA